Below is a window of Vallicoccus soli DNA.
GGCGCGGCCCGAGGACGAGCAGGTCCCCCGGTACGCCCTCGCCGCGCAGCACCACCGCCGCTCGCTGCTGAGCTGCGAGCTGCTGCGCGCGGAGGGCTTCTCCCTCGTCGCCGAGGTGCACCCCGGGGCGCCCCTGCGCCTCGCCCCGGCGCTGGTCGACCTGCGCGAGGGCGTGCGCCTCCTCGGCGCGCGCGGCCCGGAGGGCCTGCCGGGCACCCCGGGCAGGCCCTCCTGAGCCGCGCCGCGCTCAGAGCTCGCCGAGGTCGCGCAGCTCGTCCTCGGTGAGCAGCCGGGAGCGGACGAGGAACCGCCGCCCCTCCGGCGCCTCCAGCGAGAAGCCGGCGCCGCGGCCGTCCACGACGTCGACCGTCAGGTGGGTGTGCCGCCAGTACTCGAACTGCGCGCGGGACATCCACATGGGCACCGCCTGGCCCTCGCCGACCTGCAGGTCGCCGAGGTGCACGTCCCCGTCGCCGGTGAGGAAGTCGCCGTCCGGGTAGCACATGGGGCTGCTGCCGTCGCAGCACCCGCCGGACTGGTGGACCATGAGCGGCCCGTGCTGCGCCCGGAGGCGGCGGAAGAGCTCCGCCGCCTCCGGGGTGACGTCGACGCGGCGCCCGAGGTGCTGCTCCCCGGTGCCCGCCGTGCCGACCGCGTCGCCGCCCACGGTCAGAAGAACCCGAGCTTGTTCTCGTCGTACGACACGAGCAGGTTCTTCGTCTGCTGGTAGTGGTCGAGCATCATCCGGTGGTTCTCCCGGCCGATGCCGGACTGCTTGTAGCCGCCGAACGCCGCGTGCGCCGGGTACTGGTGGTAGCAGTTGGTCCACACCCGCCCGGCCTGGATCTCGCGGCCCGCCCGGTACGCGGTGTTGATGTCGCGGGACCACACGCCGGCGCCCAGGCCGTACAGCGTGTCGTTCGCGATGGACATCGCGTCGGCGTAGTCGGTGAAGCGCGTGACCGAGACGACCGGGCCGAAGATCTCCTCCTGGAACACCCGCATCCGGTTGGTGCCCTCGAAGATCGTCGGTGCGACGTAGTAGCCGCCGGACAGGTCGCCGCCGAGGTCGACGCGCTCGCCGCCGGTGATGATGCGCGCGCCCTCCTGCGTGCCGATGTCGATGTAGCTGAGGATCTTCTCGAGCTGGTCGTTGCTGGCCTGCGCGCCGATCATCGTGTCGGTGTCGAGCGGGTTGCCCTGCACGATCGCCTTGACGCGGTCAGTACCCGCGCTGAGGAACTGGTCGTAGATCGAGGCCTGGATGAGCGCCCGGCTCGGGCAGGTGCACACCTCGCCCTGGTTGAGGGCGAACATCGCGAAGCCCTCGAGCGCCTTGTCGTAGAACGCGTCCTCGGTCGCGGCGACGTCCTCGAAGAAGATGTTGGGGCTCTTGCCGCCGAGCTCGAGCGTGACCGGGATGAGGTTCTGGCTCGCGTACTGCATGATCAGCCGGCCCGTGGTGGTCTCGCCGGTGAAGGCGATCTTCCTGATGCGCGGGCTGGACGCGAGCGGCTTGCCGGCCTCGACGCCGAAGCCGTTGACGACGTTGAGCACGCCCGCGGGCAGCAGGTCGCCGATGAGCTCGACGAGCAGCATGATCGAGGCGGGCGTCTGCTCGGCCGGCTTCAGGACGACCGCGTTGCCCGCCGCGAGCGCCGGGGCGAGCTTCCAGGTCGCCATGAGCAGCGGGAAGTTCCACGGGATGATCTGCCCGACGACGCCCAGCGGCTCCTGGAAGTGGTACGCCACGGTGTTGTCGTCGATCTGCGAGATGTGGCCCTCCTGGGCCCGTACGACCCCCGCGAAGTAGCGGAAGTGGTCGACGGCCAGGGGCAGGTCGGCGGCCATCGTCTCGCGGACCGGCTTGCCGTTGTCCCAGGTCTCCCCGACGGCCAGCATCTCGAGGTTGGCCTCGATGCGGTCGGCGATCTTGTTGAGGATGACCGCGCGCTCCGTGGTGGACGTGCGGCCCCACGCGGGCGCCGCGGCGTGGGCGGCGTCCAGCGCGAGCTCGACGTCCTCCGCGGTGCTGCGCGCGACCTCGCAGAAGACCTTGCCGTTCACCGGCGAGGGGTTCTCGAAGTACTGGCCCTTGACGGGGGCCACCCACTCGCCACCGATCCAGTTCTCGTAGCGGGACCGGTAGGTGACGGGGCTGCCGTCCTGGCCGGGGGGCGCGTAGACCGCCATCAGCTCTCCTCGTCGAGACGTGACCGGCGCCACTGCCGGTCGCTGCCCCCGACGCTAGCCGCTGCGAGGTTGCAGCGACGTTGCACGCCGAGGCGCGGGCGGCGCGGGGGCGGCCGCCGGCACGGCCCCGAGCCCGCGCAGCCGCGCGCGGACCGCGGCCCGGCGGGGGGAGCCGTACGGCAGCACGGCGTCGAGCGCCTGCCAAACCGCCGGGTCGTCGTGCCCGTGCGGGCCGCCGGCCCACCGTCCGAGCGCCCTGGCGCTGCGGGAGGCGAGCACCGCCTCGCGCAGCTCCGCGGCGAGCTCGTCGCGCAGCCCGCGCACCCACGGCGCGTCCGAGCCCGGCAGCACCGGCCCCTCGTACGCGTCGAGCGCGCGCAGCACGGCGCCGCGGCCGAGGTGGCGCCGCACGTCGTCGACGTCCGTCCCGACCCGCGCCACCAGCCGGTACGGCCGCGAGGCCAGCAGGTCCTCCCCCAGCGCCCGGCGCAGCCGGAAGACCTCCGCGCGCACGGTGGCGCCCGCGGCCGCGTCGGCGAAGAGCGCGGCGTCGAGCTGCTCGCCGGTGAGCCCGCGCGGGTGGGCCGCGAGCAGCAGCACGATCTCGCTGTGCCGGGGGGACAGCTCGAGCCGGCGCCCGCCCGCGTCGAGCGCGGCGCCCGCCCGGCCCAGCACCTCGAGGCGGACCGGCTGCTGCGCGACGGTCGGGGCGGTCGCGGCGGTCGCGGCGGTCGCGGCGGTCGCGGCGGTCGCGGCGGTCGGGGCGGTGGGGGCGGGCGCGGCGCGCACGGTGCGCCGCGGCACCCGTCGCTCCGCCCGGTGCAGCAGCGACAGCTCGGCCTCCGCCGCCGCGGCGGCGGCGCGGACGAGCGCGAGCGTGCGCGGGCCGGCCACGTCGGGCTCGCCCGTCACGTCGACGACGCCGATGACATCGCGGGTCAGCGGGTCGTGCACGGGCGCCGCGGCGCACGACCAGGGCTGCACCGCGACGCCGTAGTGCTCCGCCGTCCAGATGCCGACCGGCGCGCCCACCGCGAGCGCGGTCCCCGGCGCGTTCGTGCCCGCGGCGTCCTCGGACCACAGCGCGCCCTCGACGAAGCGCATCGCCTCCGCCCGCGCGCGCAGCCCGCGGTGCCCCTCGACCCACAGCAGCCGGCCGTGCGCGTCGCCGACGGCCACGAGGTGGCCCGCCTCCTCCGCCACGTCGACGAGCAGGTCGCGCAGCAGCGGCATGACCCGGGCGAGCGGGTGCGCGGCGCGGTAGGCGCGCAGCTCCTCGCCGTCGAGCGCGAGGGGAGCGGCCGTCGCGGGGTCGACGCCGCTGCGCAGAGAGCGCAGCCAGGAGGCTGCGACCACCGGCCGCACGCCCGAGCGCGGCGCCTGCACCGCCCCCGGGGGCGCCGACACCAAGCGGTCGTGCTCGCGGGCGATGCGCCGCAGCGCCGCCCCCGGGTCCTCGGGCAGGGGGGCCGCGTACGCCGCGCTCGGGACGTGGTGCACCACGGGCGCCTCCGGCTTCCTCGTCCACGACAGGGTAGCCGCGCGGACCCCCCGCCGCCGGGGCTCGGCGGAGCCGCTCAGTTCCCGCCGAGGTCCTCCTGCAGGTCCCGCTGGCACTGCTCGACCGCCGCCTGGTCCTGGCCCGCCTCGCGCAGGCAGTCCTGCAGCGACTGGCCGGTCTCGGAGTTCAGGAAGCTGACCCCGATGGCGATGATCGCGACGGCCAGCGCGGCGCCGAGGACCCCGAGGACCGCCCCGGTGATGGCCAGCCCGCCGTTCGTCGCCTCGCCCCGCTTCGCCCGCCCCCGCCCGAGGATGCCGAGCACCAGGGCCGCCACGCCGAGCACGATGCCGCCGAAGACGGTCCAGAAGGTGAGCAGCGCCAGGGCGCCGCAGACCAGCGCCGCGATGCCGAGGCCGTTGCGGGGGGCACGGGCCGGTTCCCCGTAGCCCGCGCCGCCGTACCCCTGGCCGTACCCGGGCTGCTGGCCGTACTGGGGCTGCTGGCCGTACCCGGGCTGCTGGCCGTACCCGGGCTGCTGGCCGTGACCGGGCTGCTGGCCGTACCCGGGCTGCTGGCCGTACTGCTGGCCGTACGCGTCCTGCGGCCGGTCGCCGCCCGCGCTGGCCCCGCCGGGCGGCGGGGCGTACGGGTCGCGGGGCTCGCGGTCGTCGGGGGTGCTCACGGGGGTCCCTCCTCGTCGGGGCCGGCGGTCGCGGCGTGCGTCCCGGGTACCCCGTGGGCGGCGCGGCTACGCGGCGGGACGCCCCACCGGCGCCGGGCGGGCCCCGGACGGGCGTGCCACCCTGCGGGCCGTGAGCACACCGCCGCGGATCGTCGTCGCCCCGGACTCCTTCAAGGGGACCGTCCCCGCGCGGGAGGTGGCCGAGCGGGTGCGGCGCGGGCTGCTGCGGGCCCTGCCGGGCGCCGAGGTCGTCGCGCTGCCCGTCGCCGACGGCGGCGAGGGCACCCTGGAGGCGCTGGCCGCCGGCGGCGCCGCGCTGCAGGACGCCGAGGTCAGCGGGCCCCTGGGCCGTCCCGTACGGGCGCGCTGGGCGCGCACCGGGGACGGGGCCGGCGGTGCGACGGCGTACGTGGAGAGCGCCCAGGCGGCCGGCCTGGCACTCCTCGACCCCGGCCCCGCGACCGCGCTCGCCGCGACGACCCGGGGGGTCGGCGAGCTCGTCCTCGCCGCGCTCGACGCCGGCTGCACCGCGCTGGTGCTGGGCCTCGGCGGCACCTCCACCACGGACGGCGGGGCGGGCCTGGCGCGCGCGCTCGGCGCCCGGCTGCTCGACGCCGACGGGCACGAGGTCCGCGAGGAGGGCGGAGGCGCCTTGCACCGGGTGGCCGCGGTGGACCGCGCGGGCCTGCACCCCCGGCTGGCCGGGCTCACCGTCACCGTGGCGTGCGACGTGGACAACCCGCTGCTCGGCGAGCACGGGGCGGCGGCCGTCTTCGCACCGCAGAAGGGCGCGGGGCCCGACGAGGTGCGCCGCCTCGAGGAGGGCCTGCGCGCCTGGTCCACCGCCCTGGCCCCGGACCTCGTGGACCGGCCCGGCGCGGGCGCCGCCGGCGGGCTGGCCTTCGCTGCGGCGGCGCTGCTCGGCGCGCGCAGCGCGTCGGGCGCCGAGCTCGTCATGGACCTGCTCGGCCTCGACGAGGCGGTGCGCGGCGCCCACCTCGTCGTCGTGGGCGAGGGGTCGCTCGACGCGCAGAGCCTGCGCGGCAAGGCCCCGCTGGCCGTCGCCGCCCGCGCGCGCTCGGCCGGCGCCGTCGTCGCCGCCGTCGCCGGCCGCGTCGCCCTCGACGAGGCGGCCCTGCGCGCGGCCGGCATCGAGCGCGCGCTCAGCCTCGTCGACGCCGCGGGCTCGGCCGGGCGCGCCTCGGCCGACGGTCCCACGCTCCTGGAGCAGCAGGGCGAGGCGCTCGGCCGCTGGTGGCGCGAGCGCACCCCCTGACCCGTCAGCGGGGAGCCGGCTCGTACCCCCGGACCCTGCGCACCCACGCCTCCTTGGGGTAGCGCGCGGGGTCGCGGCGCTCGTCCACCGGGAACTCGAAGAGGTCCACCATGAGCTGCAGCGGGTACGCCGTGCCCTGTCGGCTCTCGTGGACGAGGCGGTCGTCGACGTAGAAGCGGGTGGAGCGCTCGTCCCACGCCGCCGCGTAGCTGTGCTCCTCGGTCGCGTCGATCGGCAGGCGGACGTCGACGACGTCCTCGCGCAGGAGCGGGTCCTGGTGCGCCTTCACCCCGACCCGCGCCGTGGACCGGGTCCGTCCGAGCGCGTCGCCGAAGAGCTCGACCACGCAGACCTCGCCGGTCGTCGCCGGCCCGCCCTCGGCGAGCCCGACGAGCCACACGGCGAGCATGCAGGTGGGGTCGGGGCTCGCGCGCAGGACCGCCTCCACGAGCCCGGCGGTCGGCGTCCAGAGCCGCCGGGTGGGCTGCGGCGTGCGCACGACGAGCCCGGGGCGGTGGGCCATCTGCCCGGTGGAGGAGCCGGCGGGGCCGGAGAACGACCCGGTCTGCAAGTTGGAGACGCGCAGTCCACCGTCCTCGGGCAGCCACGCCGGCTGGTCCGCGTCGACGCGCAGCCGCAGCCCGTCCGGCCCGAGGGCGTAGCGCGCGGCCGAGCGCTCCGGGGTCGTCCAGTGCGGCAGGTAGTGGTCGACCCAGCGCCCCCGGTCCAGGTCCGGGCCGGCGAACGCCTCGTCGAGGACGAGCTGGTACCCGGAGCGGTCCAGCCGCTCCTGCGCTCTCCAACCCGCTCCCGCACCCGTCACCCGTAGAACACCCGCTCCACCACGGCCCGCGCCCGCCGCGTCGTCCGCCGCCACTCGTCGACCAGCGCCCCCGTGGGCGAGGCCGGGTGCCCCGCGGCGGCGGCGACGCCGGCGAGCTCGCGCAGGTCGGTCGGCAGCTGGTCGCCGGCCCGCCCGCGCACGAGCATGACGCCGTTGCGCAGCGCCGACGCGAGCCGCCAGGCCTCCAGCAGCACCTCGGCGTCCTCGCGGGCCACCAGGTCGGCGCCGACCGCCGCGTGCAGGGCCTCGACGGTGCTCGTGGTGCGCAGCCCGGGGACCGCGTGGGCGTGCTGCAGCTGCAGCAGCTGCACGGTCCACTCGACGTCCGCGAGGCCCCCGCGGCCCAGCTTGAGGTTGAGCCCCGGGTCCGCGCCGCGCGGCAGCCGCTCGGCCTCGACGCGGGCCTTGATGCGACGGACCTCGCGGGCGTCGTGGTCGCTCAGGCCGGACGCGGGCCACCGCACCGGCTCCACGAGCTCGACGAAGCGCCGGCCGAGGTCGGGGTCGCCCGCGACCGGCGCGGCGCGCAGCAGCGCCTGGGCCTCCCACACCAGCGACCACCGCGCGTAGTAGGCCGCGTAGGAGCCCAGCGAGCGCACGAGCGGGCCGTTGCGCCCCTCCGGCCGCAGGTCCGGGTCGACGACGAGGGGCGGGTCCGGCGCTGGCAGGGCGAGCAGCCGCCGCAGCTCCTGCACCACCGCGAGGGCCGCGCGCCCCGCCTCGCGCTCGTCGGCGCCGTCGAGGGGCTCGTGCACGAAGAGGACGTCCGCGTCGCTGCCGTAGCCGAGCTCGCGCCCGCCGAGCCGCCCCATCGCGATGACCGCCACGCGGGTCGGCAGCGGGTCGCGGCGCTCCGCCTCGATGGCCCGGACGGCCGCCTCGAGCCCGCCCGCGACGGTCGCGGCCGCGATGTCCGAGAGCGCGTGCCCGACGCCGTCCACGTCGAGCCGGTCGAGCAGGTCCGCCGTCGCGGTGCGCAGCAGCTCGCGGCGCCGCACGGCCCGGGCGGCGCCGGCCGCCACGGTCGGGTCGTCGTGCCGGCGCACCGACGCGACGACCTCGTCCACGAGGGCGGCCGCCGGGCGCGGCACCAGCGCGGCGTCGTCGGCGAGGATGCGCACGGCCTCGGGAGCACGCAGCAGCAGGTCCACCGGGTAGCGACCCGCGGAGAGCACGCGGGCCATCCGCTCGGCCGTCTCGCCCTCGTCGCGCAGCAGGCGGAGGTACCACGGCGTGGTGCCCAGCGCGTCCGACACCTGCCGGAAGGCGAGCAGGCCCGCATCGGCGTCGTGCGAGTCGCCGAACCACCCGAGCAGGACCGGCAGCAGGGTGCGCTGGATGGCGGCGCGCCGGCTCACCCCCGCCGTGAGGGCCTCGATGTGCCGCAGCGCGCCCGCCGGGTCCTCGTAGCCCAGCGCCTGCAGCCGGGCCCGCGCCGCCTCCGGCGTGAGCCGCGCCTCGTCCGGCGCCAGCCGCGAGGTCGCCTGCAGCAGGGGGCTGTAGAAGAGCTTCTCGTGCAGCCGCCGCACCTCGCGGGCCTGGCGGCGCCACTCCGCGCGCAGGGTCGTGACGGGGTCGCTGCGCAGACCCACGCTGCGCCCGAGCCGGCGCAGCTCGGCGTCGTCCTGCGGCATGAGGTGCGTGCGGCGCAGCCGCTGCAGCTGCAGGCGGTGCTCCAGGGTCCGCAGGAAGCGGTACGCCCGGTCGAGCCGCGCCGCGTCGTCGCGGGCCACGTAGCCCCACGTCGACAGCTCCTCCAGCGCGGACAGCGTGTTCCCGCTGCGCAGCCGGTCGTCGGAGCGCCCGTGCACCATCTGCAGCAGCTGCACGGCGAACTCGACGTCGCGCAGCCCGCCCGGCCCGAGCTTGAGCTCCCGCTCGGCCTGCGCCACCGGCAGCGTGCCCTCGACCCGCCGCCGCATCGCCTGGACCTCGCTGACGAAGTCGGGCCGGTCCTGCGCCTCCCACACGAGCGGGGAGACGGCCTCGACCCACTCCCCCGCCAGCGCCAGGTCCCCCGCGACCGGTCGGGCCTTGAGCAGCGCCTGGAACTCCCACGTCCTCGCCCACCGCTCGTAGTAGGCGCGGTGGCTGGCGAGCGTCCGCACCAGCGGGCCGTTCTTGCCCTCGGGGCGCAGGGCCGCGTCGACCGGCCAGATCGTGCCCTCGGCGGTGGTGGCGCCGCAGACGCGGATGAGCCCCGTCGCCAGCCGGGTCGCCGTGCGCAGCGCGGCCTGCTCGTCGGCGCCGCCGGCCGGCTCCGCGACGAAGACGACGTCCACGTCGCTGACGTAGTTGAGCTCGTGCCCCCCGCACTTGCCCATGCCGACCACGCCGAGCCGGCAGGGCACGGCGTCCTCGGGCAGGTCCGCCCGCGCCACGGCCAGCGCCGCGTCGAGCGTCGCGCCCGCCAGGTCGGCCAGCGAGGCGGCGACCTCGACGAGGTCGAGCGCCCCGGTGAGGTCCCCGGCCGCCAGGCGCAGGACCTCCCGCCGGTACGCCACCCGCAGCGCGTCCGCCGCGTCCGCCGCGGTGGCGACCGGCTCCGCGGCGGCGGGGTCCGCCCCGACGGCGGTGAGCAGCGCGGCCCGTACGGCCGACGGCCGCGCGGGCAGGTCGAGCGGGCCGGACAGCAGCCGCCAGTCGCCGCCGCGCCGGGCGAGGTGGTCGCCGAGCGCCGTGCTCGCACCCAGCACCGCGAGCAGCCGGTCGCGCAGGGGCTGGTCGTCGCGCAGGGCGGCGCGCAGCGGCCCGGGCCCGTCCAGGCCCTCCAGCACCCGGACCAGCCCGAGGAGCGCGGTGTCGGGGTCGGCGGTGGCCGCGAGCCCCTCCAGGACGGCGGGCTCGCGCCCGAGCCCGTCCAGCGCCGGGTCCTCCAGCAGCGCGCCCGCCCGGGACGGGTCGGCGAAGCCGAGCCGGGCCAGGCGCCCGGTGTCGGTGGCGGCGCGGCCGGCGGGGCTCACGCGGGCACCGCGCGCCGCCGCACCAGCCGGGCGAAGCGCCGCGCCAGCTCGGCGCCGGCGGCCGCCACCTCGGCGTCGCGGTCGGCGAGCTCCGCGGTCACCGCGGCGGCCCGGTCCGGGTCGGGCAGGTCGAGCCGCGCCCAGGCCCCGAAGA
It encodes the following:
- a CDS encoding DUF779 domain-containing protein: MGGDAVGTAGTGEQHLGRRVDVTPEAAELFRRLRAQHGPLMVHQSGGCCDGSSPMCYPDGDFLTGDGDVHLGDLQVGEGQAVPMWMSRAQFEYWRHTHLTVDVVDGRGAGFSLEAPEGRRFLVRSRLLTEDELRDLGEL
- the adh gene encoding aldehyde dehydrogenase, with product MAVYAPPGQDGSPVTYRSRYENWIGGEWVAPVKGQYFENPSPVNGKVFCEVARSTAEDVELALDAAHAAAPAWGRTSTTERAVILNKIADRIEANLEMLAVGETWDNGKPVRETMAADLPLAVDHFRYFAGVVRAQEGHISQIDDNTVAYHFQEPLGVVGQIIPWNFPLLMATWKLAPALAAGNAVVLKPAEQTPASIMLLVELIGDLLPAGVLNVVNGFGVEAGKPLASSPRIRKIAFTGETTTGRLIMQYASQNLIPVTLELGGKSPNIFFEDVAATEDAFYDKALEGFAMFALNQGEVCTCPSRALIQASIYDQFLSAGTDRVKAIVQGNPLDTDTMIGAQASNDQLEKILSYIDIGTQEGARIITGGERVDLGGDLSGGYYVAPTIFEGTNRMRVFQEEIFGPVVSVTRFTDYADAMSIANDTLYGLGAGVWSRDINTAYRAGREIQAGRVWTNCYHQYPAHAAFGGYKQSGIGRENHRMMLDHYQQTKNLLVSYDENKLGFF
- a CDS encoding GAF domain-containing protein; this translates as MVHHVPSAAYAAPLPEDPGAALRRIAREHDRLVSAPPGAVQAPRSGVRPVVAASWLRSLRSGVDPATAAPLALDGEELRAYRAAHPLARVMPLLRDLLVDVAEEAGHLVAVGDAHGRLLWVEGHRGLRARAEAMRFVEGALWSEDAAGTNAPGTALAVGAPVGIWTAEHYGVAVQPWSCAAAPVHDPLTRDVIGVVDVTGEPDVAGPRTLALVRAAAAAAEAELSLLHRAERRVPRRTVRAAPAPTAPTAATAATAATAATAATAPTVAQQPVRLEVLGRAGAALDAGGRRLELSPRHSEIVLLLAAHPRGLTGEQLDAALFADAAAGATVRAEVFRLRRALGEDLLASRPYRLVARVGTDVDDVRRHLGRGAVLRALDAYEGPVLPGSDAPWVRGLRDELAAELREAVLASRSARALGRWAGGPHGHDDPAVWQALDAVLPYGSPRRAAVRARLRGLGAVPAAAPAPPAPRRATSLQPRSG
- a CDS encoding DUF4190 domain-containing protein — protein: MSTPDDREPRDPYAPPPGGASAGGDRPQDAYGQQYGQQPGYGQQPGHGQQPGYGQQPGYGQQPQYGQQPGYGQGYGGAGYGEPARAPRNGLGIAALVCGALALLTFWTVFGGIVLGVAALVLGILGRGRAKRGEATNGGLAITGAVLGVLGAALAVAIIAIGVSFLNSETGQSLQDCLREAGQDQAAVEQCQRDLQEDLGGN
- a CDS encoding glycerate kinase, giving the protein MSTPPRIVVAPDSFKGTVPAREVAERVRRGLLRALPGAEVVALPVADGGEGTLEALAAGGAALQDAEVSGPLGRPVRARWARTGDGAGGATAYVESAQAAGLALLDPGPATALAATTRGVGELVLAALDAGCTALVLGLGGTSTTDGGAGLARALGARLLDADGHEVREEGGGALHRVAAVDRAGLHPRLAGLTVTVACDVDNPLLGEHGAAAVFAPQKGAGPDEVRRLEEGLRAWSTALAPDLVDRPGAGAAGGLAFAAAALLGARSASGAELVMDLLGLDEAVRGAHLVVVGEGSLDAQSLRGKAPLAVAARARSAGAVVAAVAGRVALDEAALRAAGIERALSLVDAAGSAGRASADGPTLLEQQGEALGRWWRERTP
- a CDS encoding glycoside hydrolase family 16 protein translates to MTGAGAGWRAQERLDRSGYQLVLDEAFAGPDLDRGRWVDHYLPHWTTPERSAARYALGPDGLRLRVDADQPAWLPEDGGLRVSNLQTGSFSGPAGSSTGQMAHRPGLVVRTPQPTRRLWTPTAGLVEAVLRASPDPTCMLAVWLVGLAEGGPATTGEVCVVELFGDALGRTRSTARVGVKAHQDPLLREDVVDVRLPIDATEEHSYAAAWDERSTRFYVDDRLVHESRQGTAYPLQLMVDLFEFPVDERRDPARYPKEAWVRRVRGYEPAPR
- a CDS encoding bifunctional [glutamine synthetase] adenylyltransferase/[glutamine synthetase]-adenylyl-L-tyrosine phosphorylase, which translates into the protein MSPAGRAATDTGRLARLGFADPSRAGALLEDPALDGLGREPAVLEGLAATADPDTALLGLVRVLEGLDGPGPLRAALRDDQPLRDRLLAVLGASTALGDHLARRGGDWRLLSGPLDLPARPSAVRAALLTAVGADPAAAEPVATAADAADALRVAYRREVLRLAAGDLTGALDLVEVAASLADLAGATLDAALAVARADLPEDAVPCRLGVVGMGKCGGHELNYVSDVDVVFVAEPAGGADEQAALRTATRLATGLIRVCGATTAEGTIWPVDAALRPEGKNGPLVRTLASHRAYYERWARTWEFQALLKARPVAGDLALAGEWVEAVSPLVWEAQDRPDFVSEVQAMRRRVEGTLPVAQAERELKLGPGGLRDVEFAVQLLQMVHGRSDDRLRSGNTLSALEELSTWGYVARDDAARLDRAYRFLRTLEHRLQLQRLRRTHLMPQDDAELRRLGRSVGLRSDPVTTLRAEWRRQAREVRRLHEKLFYSPLLQATSRLAPDEARLTPEAARARLQALGYEDPAGALRHIEALTAGVSRRAAIQRTLLPVLLGWFGDSHDADAGLLAFRQVSDALGTTPWYLRLLRDEGETAERMARVLSAGRYPVDLLLRAPEAVRILADDAALVPRPAAALVDEVVASVRRHDDPTVAAGAARAVRRRELLRTATADLLDRLDVDGVGHALSDIAAATVAGGLEAAVRAIEAERRDPLPTRVAVIAMGRLGGRELGYGSDADVLFVHEPLDGADEREAGRAALAVVQELRRLLALPAPDPPLVVDPDLRPEGRNGPLVRSLGSYAAYYARWSLVWEAQALLRAAPVAGDPDLGRRFVELVEPVRWPASGLSDHDAREVRRIKARVEAERLPRGADPGLNLKLGRGGLADVEWTVQLLQLQHAHAVPGLRTTSTVEALHAAVGADLVAREDAEVLLEAWRLASALRNGVMLVRGRAGDQLPTDLRELAGVAAAAGHPASPTGALVDEWRRTTRRARAVVERVFYG